From the genome of Desulfobaculum xiamenense:
GCTTTGTCTCGCGCTGGCCTGTGTCGTTTTGCTTGCTCTGCCACATGCGGCGGCGTGGGCCGCTGGGGAGGCCGCTTATCGGTCTATGACGGAGTGCGAGCCGTCCGCGTCCGCATCCGATTGTCTGCATTGCGAAAATCTCCGACTTGAAGCCGCGGATGACGAATTGAACCGCGTCTACCGCGAACTCATGGGCATGCTTGGCGATGAGGAACGCAGGATGCTGCGCGACGCCCAGCGCTCGTGGATGCGCATGCGCGATTTGAGCTTCGCGCTGTGGTCGAGCTTGCGGGCGGAGGGCGGGCGCGAGGGCCTGTGTGCGGCGGTGGCCGTTCAGCGGGAACTGACCGGCAGGCGTGCGGAGGAACTCGCCGAACTGTTGGCGGTGGGGCGCGAACGTGCCGGAAGGATGCGTGGCGCGTCCGTGGCTGTGGCGGCAGTGCCTGTGGAACGTGTCTCCGGTGGGAGGGCACCCGAGGGCGCGGCCATGCATGGGCGTGAATCCGTGCAGACGGTGCAGGGTGTGGAGGCGACGCGGGCTGCGCTACCCGGCAGGCATACGCTACGCATGCAGTGGCTCGCGGCGGGAGATCCCGGCGAGGCGGTGGTGGAGGAACGTGACGGGGCGCTTTCGTTGACCGGGCGGCAGGAGCATGCCGGGAATTTCGTAGAGATCGAAGGGCACATCGTGGAAGTGCGGGCTGACGGCTTCGCCTTCGAGGGGACGGTGCGCACCCGCGTGGCCCACATCAACGGCGGTCTGCCCTGCGAGCGCACGGGGCGTATGGCGTTCACGGTGCGCAACGGTCGCTGGTTCTGGCGCTTGCAGGCCATCACCAACCCGTGTTGCGGGGTGGCGGATTACATCGATTTGGATATGGAGCGGGTAGGGGCTGTAGTGCTCAAGCCTGCGCGATGAGGCCGTGCCGGGTGAGGGCGGCGGTGAAGGCGCGCATGAAGGCGTCGGGCGTGAAGGGCTTGACGAGATAGGCGGACACCCCGTGGCGGCGGGCCGCATCGACGTAGCTGGTGTCTCCGCGCGAGGTGACCATGAGGAAGGGGATGTCGCGCGTGGCCTCCATGGACCGGATGCGCCGCAGGATGTCTATACCCTTGATCTTCGGAAGATTCCACGCACTGACGATGAACTCGACGGTCGATGAATGTACGAGGCGAGCGACCTCGATGCCGTTCGAAGCGAGAGTCACGTTCGTGTAGCCGTGGGCGCGGAGGATGTGCCGGATATGCTTTTGCATGGTTTCCGACCTGTCGGCGACGATGATGTGCAGGTTTCTGTCGATGGCCATGTCGTGTGCGTCCTGCGGTGTGTCCGCTCGCGCTTTGGCGGGTGCGAACATGTCGTCCGCGAGGATGCGCGGACAATGAGAATCCCCTGATAGAATAAGTGCCCGATTTGCGCAGCATGGTCAACATGGGGCCTGGCGCGTCGGTTCCGGGGTGGCGCGGGATGGGCATGGTGACGTGATCGGCGTCGCTGCGGACCGTGTTACAGCAGCCTTCCGGCGGTGAACATGCACCTTGACAGGGTTGCCCGAGGGAT
Proteins encoded in this window:
- a CDS encoding lysozyme inhibitor LprI family protein, translating into MTECEPSASASDCLHCENLRLEAADDELNRVYRELMGMLGDEERRMLRDAQRSWMRMRDLSFALWSSLRAEGGREGLCAAVAVQRELTGRRAEELAELLAVGRERAGRMRGASVAVAAVPVERVSGGRAPEGAAMHGRESVQTVQGVEATRAALPGRHTLRMQWLAAGDPGEAVVEERDGALSLTGRQEHAGNFVEIEGHIVEVRADGFAFEGTVRTRVAHINGGLPCERTGRMAFTVRNGRWFWRLQAITNPCCGVADYIDLDMERVGAVVLKPAR
- a CDS encoding response regulator, producing MAIDRNLHIIVADRSETMQKHIRHILRAHGYTNVTLASNGIEVARLVHSSTVEFIVSAWNLPKIKGIDILRRIRSMEATRDIPFLMVTSRGDTSYVDAARRHGVSAYLVKPFTPDAFMRAFTAALTRHGLIAQA